A portion of the Thermothelomyces thermophilus ATCC 42464 chromosome 5, complete sequence genome contains these proteins:
- a CDS encoding uncharacterized protein (Contains conserved domain SET[pfam00856], SET domains are protein lysine methyltransferase enzyme), whose amino-acid sequence MRTSPRTMILTSLALLQLALSSPHSSTPPLPPAQCAPGNFPSPFNPNLTTCLDSAILLPSAWHPWTHRPHCVEAADNSPWCVFTRAALHSSISVVTTPDEAAGALNPLRHVLDDDDDDDNNDDDNTADSPKGRRRPYEVRDVPGKGKGAVATRRIGKGTAVLADHAAVLAAVEYPADVMREEVQELLAVAAAQLRDPGAVEGLARRGARQGRKDYGGDGEVVEMSEMEDIMLTNTFGVTVGGKEYMALFPNLARFNHACKPNAFINFSQRTLAMTVWAARDIEPGEVRNCKSDAAIAASSNCT is encoded by the exons ATGCGAACCTCACCGAGGACCATGATTCTCACGTCTCTCGCCCTCCTCCAACTCGCCCTCTCCTCGCCTCACTCATCAACCCCACCCTTACCACCCGCCCAGTGCGCCCCCGGGAACTTCCCTTCACCCTTCAACCCCAACCTCACAACCTGCCTGGACAGCGCCATCCTCCTCCCCAGCGCCTGGCACCCGTGGACGCACCGCCCGCACTGCGTCGAGGCCGCGGATAATAGCCCCTGGTGCGTCTTCACCCGCGCCGCTCTCCACAGCAGCATCAGCGTGGTGACGACGCCGGACGAGGCCGCGGGCGCGCTGAACCCGCTCCGGCACGtgctcgacgacgacgacgacgacgacaataACGACGACGATAACACCGCTGACTCGCCGAagggacggcggcggccgtaCGAGGTGCGGGACGTCCccggcaagggcaagggcgcGGTGGCGACGCGGCGGATCGGCAAGGGGACGGCGGTGCTGGCAGACCACGCGGCCGTCCTGGCGGCGGTCGAGTACCCGGCGGACGTGATGCGCGAGGAGGTGCAGGAGCtgctggcggtggcggcggcgcagcTGCGGGATCCCGGGGCGGTGGAGGGTCTGGCGAGGAGGGGGGCGCGGCAGGGGAGAAAGGACtacggcggcgacggggaGGTTGTGGAGATGAGCGAGATGGAGGACATCATGCTGACAAACACGTTTGGGGTGACGGTGGGAGGAAAGGAATACATGGCGCTGTTTCCCAACTTGGCG AGGTTTAACCACGCTTGTAAACCAAA TGCATTCATCAACTTCTCCCAAAGGACGCTAGCCATGACTGTCTGGGCGGCTCGTGATATTGAGCCTGGAGAAGTGCGAAACTGCAAAAGCGACGCCGCAATTGCTGCTTCCAGCAATTGCACCTAA